A single region of the Sphingobium sp. EP60837 genome encodes:
- a CDS encoding DUF2171 domain-containing protein translates to MVDLSSIKEHADIIGADGVHVGTVDHVDGDRIKLIKADSGEGSHAGHHHYISEGLIAGVDEDGTVRLSATGANAVLFEEEEDEG, encoded by the coding sequence ATGGTTGATCTGAGCAGCATCAAGGAACATGCCGATATTATCGGCGCTGACGGCGTGCATGTCGGCACGGTCGATCATGTCGATGGCGACCGTATCAAGCTGATCAAGGCGGACAGCGGCGAAGGCAGTCATGCGGGACATCATCATTATATCAGCGAAGGACTGATCGCCGGGGTTGACGAGGATGGCACCGTAAGGCTGTCCGCTACAGGCGCCAACGCTGTCCTTTTCGAAGAGGAAGAGGACGAAGGCTGA
- a CDS encoding beta-ketoacyl-ACP synthase III: MIRRSILLGTGSALPVRAVSNAELAQTVDTSDEWIVERTGIRNRHIAGEGETTATLATDAARAALDAAGLAAQDIDLIILATATPDQTFPASATIVQAALGIDDCVAFDVAAVCSGFLYAVTVADSMIRSGAAQRALVIGSETFSRILDWEDRTTCVLFGDGAGAIVLGAEESADGKRGILAAKLHADGRHNQLLYVDGGPSTTRTVGKLRMKGQEVFRHAVVNLASVLTEVMELAGLSASDIDWLIPHQANARILDATARKLKLSPERVVMTVDRHANTSAASVPLALDLAMRDGRIKAGDLLVLEAMGGGFTWGACLLRL; encoded by the coding sequence GTGATCCGCAGATCCATCCTCCTGGGCACGGGATCGGCTCTGCCGGTCCGCGCAGTCAGCAACGCTGAATTGGCGCAGACGGTCGATACCAGCGACGAATGGATCGTTGAACGTACCGGCATTCGCAATCGGCACATCGCCGGTGAGGGTGAGACGACGGCGACCCTTGCGACCGATGCGGCCAGGGCAGCCTTGGATGCTGCAGGTCTCGCGGCGCAGGACATCGACCTCATCATCCTGGCGACGGCCACGCCGGACCAGACTTTTCCTGCCAGCGCCACCATTGTGCAGGCAGCGCTCGGCATAGACGATTGCGTCGCTTTTGACGTTGCGGCGGTCTGCTCGGGCTTCCTTTACGCGGTCACGGTCGCTGACAGCATGATCCGTTCAGGCGCAGCGCAGCGCGCGCTGGTGATCGGATCGGAGACGTTCAGCCGCATCCTGGATTGGGAAGATCGCACGACCTGCGTTCTGTTTGGGGACGGCGCAGGAGCAATCGTGCTGGGCGCGGAAGAAAGCGCCGATGGGAAGCGCGGTATCCTGGCGGCCAAGCTGCACGCTGACGGACGGCATAACCAGTTGCTCTATGTCGATGGCGGCCCTTCAACGACCAGGACCGTCGGCAAGCTGCGCATGAAGGGGCAGGAAGTGTTCCGTCACGCGGTGGTGAATCTGGCCTCCGTCCTGACCGAAGTCATGGAATTGGCGGGCCTCAGCGCATCCGACATCGACTGGCTGATCCCGCACCAAGCCAATGCCCGCATCCTCGATGCGACCGCGCGAAAGCTGAAGCTGTCACCGGAACGGGTGGTGATGACGGTTGATCGGCATGCCAATACATCCGCCGCTTCGGTGCCATTGGCGCTTGACCTGGCGATGCGTGACGGTCGGATCAAAGCTGGTGATTTGCTGGTGCTGGAGGCGATGGGTGGGGGCTTTACCTGGGGTGCATGCCTTTTGCGCCTGTAA
- the rpmF gene encoding 50S ribosomal protein L32 has translation MAVPKRKTSPSRRGMRRSHDALRVEAFQECSNCGELKRPHNLCEGCGHYNGREVVAVGA, from the coding sequence ATGGCTGTCCCCAAGAGGAAAACGTCTCCGTCCCGTCGCGGCATGCGCCGTAGCCACGATGCGCTGCGCGTCGAAGCGTTCCAGGAATGCTCGAACTGTGGCGAACTGAAGCGCCCGCATAATCTGTGCGAAGGCTGCGGTCATTATAACGGCCGCGAAGTCGTTGCCGTCGGGGCCTGA
- a CDS encoding MBL fold metallo-hydrolase produces the protein MTTPPLKAALIPVTPLQQNCTLFWCTATNRGAFVDPGGDLPRLKAAAAQHGVTIEKILVTHGHIDHCGEAGMLAKELGVPIEGPHEADRFWINRLEEDGRNYGIRGQLFEPDRWLTDGDKVRVGELELDVYHCPGHTPGHVVFHHGPSKLAIVGDVLFQGSIGRTDFPMGNHQQLIDAITGKLWPLGGDTAFVPGHGPMSDFAHERRTNPFVGDAVLA, from the coding sequence ATGACCACACCCCCGCTCAAAGCCGCGCTGATCCCTGTCACTCCATTGCAGCAGAATTGCACGCTGTTCTGGTGCACCGCTACCAATCGGGGCGCGTTTGTCGATCCGGGTGGCGACCTGCCACGGCTCAAGGCGGCGGCGGCGCAGCATGGCGTGACGATCGAGAAGATCCTCGTGACGCACGGCCATATCGACCATTGCGGCGAAGCGGGCATGCTGGCCAAGGAGTTGGGCGTGCCGATCGAAGGACCGCATGAGGCGGACCGTTTCTGGATCAATCGGCTGGAGGAGGACGGGCGTAATTACGGCATCCGCGGGCAACTGTTCGAGCCCGACCGCTGGCTGACCGATGGCGACAAGGTGCGCGTCGGCGAACTGGAGCTGGACGTCTATCATTGCCCCGGCCACACGCCGGGGCATGTCGTCTTCCACCATGGCCCCAGCAAGCTGGCGATCGTGGGCGACGTGCTGTTCCAGGGATCGATCGGGCGGACTGACTTTCCCATGGGTAATCACCAGCAGCTGATCGATGCGATCACCGGCAAGCTGTGGCCGCTAGGCGGCGATACCGCTTTCGTACCCGGTCATGGACCGATGAGCGATTTTGCGCATGAACGCCGCACCAATCCTTTTGTGGGAGACGCGGTGCTCGCCTGA
- a CDS encoding glycine zipper 2TM domain-containing protein yields MKMTLKGTIAALSLGAMTLTGTVAMAQGYGRDDNREWRDRDRDRDGNWRDRDDRDWKREGRHDNGRHRGHWKRPGRVVYNYDWNRPDPRYGRYYRPDRYYRDGYEPIRVTRQTRIYRGYDDRYYCRRSDGTTGLIVGAALGGLLGSQIDRGYSNTAGILIGGGAGALLGREIDRGSVSCR; encoded by the coding sequence ATGAAGATGACCCTCAAAGGCACAATCGCTGCGCTGTCGCTCGGCGCGATGACCCTGACCGGCACTGTTGCCATGGCCCAGGGCTATGGCCGCGACGATAATCGCGAGTGGCGCGATCGGGATCGCGATCGGGACGGCAACTGGCGCGACCGTGACGATCGCGACTGGAAGCGCGAAGGCCGCCACGACAATGGCCGTCACAGAGGCCATTGGAAGCGTCCGGGACGCGTCGTTTATAATTATGACTGGAACCGGCCGGACCCGCGCTATGGGCGTTATTATCGCCCCGATCGCTATTATCGCGACGGCTATGAGCCCATCCGCGTGACGCGTCAGACCCGCATCTATCGTGGTTATGATGACCGCTATTATTGCCGCCGCTCGGACGGAACGACCGGGCTGATCGTCGGCGCGGCGCTGGGCGGATTGCTCGGTAGCCAGATCGACCGTGGCTATTCAAACACGGCCGGTATCCTGATCGGGGGCGGCGCGGGCGCGCTGCTCGGCCGCGAGATTGATCGCGGCAGTGTGAGCTGCCGTTAA
- the ihfA gene encoding integration host factor subunit alpha, whose amino-acid sequence MTGNATLTRADLAESVNRHIGLSRSEAAALIESILEHMTSALERGENVKISSFGTFVLRDKTQRMGRNPKTGVEVPIEPRRVLTFRASQTMRDRVAAS is encoded by the coding sequence ATGACTGGCAATGCTACCCTGACGCGTGCGGATCTCGCAGAAAGCGTAAATCGTCACATCGGCCTCTCACGATCGGAGGCGGCTGCCCTGATCGAATCCATATTGGAGCACATGACCTCTGCACTGGAACGCGGGGAAAATGTGAAAATTTCGAGTTTTGGCACCTTCGTGCTGCGCGACAAGACGCAGCGCATGGGGCGGAATCCCAAAACAGGTGTCGAGGTTCCGATCGAGCCGCGACGGGTGCTGACCTTCCGCGCCAGCCAGACGATGCGGGACCGCGTCGCCGCTTCCTGA
- a CDS encoding RidA family protein: MSRKLISSGSPFEAQVGYSRAVVQGDWCFVAGTTGTDPETKAMPESVVDQGVNALKVIGKALEDAGFSFADVVRVTYYITDPAYWDELGKATAPVFGEIRPAASCIITGLIKPEMKIEIEVTAFKG, encoded by the coding sequence ATGTCCCGCAAACTCATCTCCTCGGGTTCGCCTTTCGAGGCGCAGGTCGGCTATTCGCGCGCCGTCGTTCAGGGCGACTGGTGCTTCGTCGCCGGTACCACCGGGACCGATCCGGAGACGAAGGCGATGCCCGAAAGCGTCGTCGATCAGGGCGTCAATGCGCTCAAGGTCATCGGCAAGGCGCTGGAGGACGCAGGCTTTTCCTTCGCCGACGTGGTGCGGGTGACCTATTATATCACCGACCCGGCCTATTGGGACGAACTGGGCAAGGCGACCGCCCCGGTGTTCGGCGAGATCCGCCCGGCGGCGAGCTGCATCATCACGGGCCTCATCAAGCCAGAGATGAAGATCGAGATCGAAGTCACCGCGTTTAAAGGCTGA
- a CDS encoding RrF2 family transcriptional regulator, whose amino-acid sequence MLSQKTRYAIRALQHLADRYRQGPVPLNEIATRQNIPAKFLTVILSELSREGLVATQRGRDGGYWLALAPVDVSYGDIVRLTRGSLALTPCASRFAHETCTNCLPESECRLHRVMLRVRDETAKVLDSISLAEPFAMEDAV is encoded by the coding sequence ATGCTTTCGCAGAAAACCCGTTACGCCATCCGCGCGCTTCAACATCTCGCCGACCGTTACCGACAGGGGCCAGTACCCCTGAACGAGATCGCGACGCGGCAAAATATCCCGGCGAAGTTCCTGACGGTCATCCTGTCGGAACTGTCGCGCGAAGGGCTGGTCGCGACGCAGCGCGGGCGTGACGGAGGATATTGGCTGGCGCTGGCTCCGGTCGATGTCAGCTATGGTGACATTGTCCGGCTGACGCGCGGATCGCTCGCGCTGACGCCCTGCGCCAGCCGATTCGCGCATGAGACCTGCACTAACTGCCTGCCCGAATCGGAATGCAGGCTTCATCGCGTGATGCTTCGGGTTCGTGACGAGACGGCAAAGGTGCTGGACAGCATTAGCCTGGCGGAGCCCTTCGCGATGGAAGACGCTGTCTAG
- the plsX gene encoding phosphate acyltransferase PlsX, whose protein sequence is MGGDEGVRVMMAGVALARHRHEGLRFTLFGDETRIKAALDHHPNLRAASEVVHASDVVAAGDKPSAAIRKKASSMSMAIAAVKAGEAGAAVSSGNTGALMAMAKLALRTMPGVDRPALAALLPTLGANDVVMLDLGANTECDARNLVQFAVMGAAYARIAFDLERPRVRLMNIGTEEMKGTEEIRDAAAMLRAATSLPLSFEGFTEGDKIGRGEADVIVSDGFSGNVALKTAEGTARFVTDLLRTAFTSSIRSKIGFLISKPAMHLLKHHLDPNNHNGAVFLGLNGVVVKSHGSANDKGVANAVHVAARLLEEDITRRIAADMAGVSALTGAASKQELAAK, encoded by the coding sequence ATGGGCGGGGATGAAGGCGTGCGCGTGATGATGGCGGGTGTAGCGCTCGCCCGTCACCGTCATGAAGGGCTGCGCTTCACCCTTTTTGGAGATGAGACGCGGATCAAGGCCGCGCTCGATCATCACCCGAACTTGCGCGCGGCGTCCGAAGTGGTCCATGCCAGCGATGTCGTCGCTGCCGGGGATAAGCCCAGCGCCGCCATCCGCAAAAAGGCCAGCTCCATGAGCATGGCCATCGCGGCGGTGAAAGCGGGCGAGGCGGGCGCTGCAGTCTCCTCGGGCAATACCGGCGCGCTAATGGCCATGGCCAAGCTTGCGCTGCGCACCATGCCGGGTGTCGATCGTCCGGCGTTGGCTGCCCTGTTGCCGACGCTTGGCGCAAATGACGTAGTCATGCTGGACCTTGGCGCGAATACGGAATGCGACGCCCGTAATCTCGTTCAGTTTGCAGTGATGGGTGCGGCTTATGCCCGCATCGCTTTCGATCTGGAACGTCCACGCGTTCGGCTGATGAATATCGGCACCGAGGAGATGAAGGGCACGGAGGAAATCCGCGACGCGGCGGCTATGCTGCGTGCCGCCACCAGCCTCCCACTGTCTTTCGAAGGCTTCACGGAGGGCGACAAGATCGGCCGCGGCGAGGCGGACGTCATCGTCAGTGATGGTTTCTCCGGCAATGTCGCGCTCAAGACGGCGGAGGGCACCGCCCGTTTCGTCACGGATTTGCTGCGCACGGCTTTTACCAGCTCTATCCGGTCGAAAATCGGGTTCCTCATTTCCAAGCCGGCGATGCATCTGCTAAAGCATCATCTCGACCCTAACAATCATAATGGCGCCGTATTCCTGGGCCTGAATGGCGTGGTCGTGAAGAGTCACGGCAGCGCCAATGACAAGGGCGTGGCGAATGCGGTTCATGTCGCCGCGCGGCTGCTGGAAGAAGATATCACCCGGCGTATCGCCGCTGACATGGCGGGCGTCAGCGCGCTGACAGGCGCGGCGTCCAAACAGGAGCTCGCCGCAAAGTGA
- a CDS encoding GNAT family N-acetyltransferase: MIRHWGRKPGERVDTVTPIHWREAVPGDASALSLLGGATFITSFAHDHPGPALLAHIRTAHAESYYRAALDEPTQLLLIGETPLGAPVGYAMLTPPDLPVPTTERDDVEIKRIYLLGPWQGGGRGDQLMDLLADHARQRGAERMLLAVYPQNDRARRFYARHGFHEIGETTFMVGDMPFRDLIYARTL; encoded by the coding sequence TTGATCCGGCATTGGGGCCGGAAACCCGGTGAACGGGTCGATACGGTGACGCCGATTCACTGGCGAGAGGCTGTTCCGGGCGACGCGTCCGCGCTGTCACTGCTCGGCGGCGCCACCTTTATCACCAGCTTCGCGCATGACCATCCCGGACCAGCCTTGCTCGCGCACATTCGCACCGCTCATGCCGAAAGCTATTATCGAGCGGCGCTTGATGAGCCTACGCAACTGCTGCTGATCGGCGAAACGCCGCTCGGCGCGCCGGTGGGCTATGCCATGCTGACGCCACCCGACCTTCCTGTGCCCACGACCGAGCGGGACGATGTGGAGATCAAGCGCATCTACCTGCTTGGGCCTTGGCAAGGCGGCGGCCGGGGCGATCAGTTGATGGATCTGCTTGCCGATCATGCCCGGCAGCGCGGAGCCGAGCGCATGCTGCTCGCCGTATATCCGCAGAACGACCGTGCGCGCCGCTTCTACGCGCGGCACGGGTTTCACGAAATCGGCGAAACCACCTTCATGGTCGGCGACATGCCCTTCCGCGACCTCATCTATGCACGCACGCTCTGA
- a CDS encoding thermonuclease family protein codes for MATPLPQRAALAALALTALLFSPAQAASSQQRDPLSAQFGLCGRSVQADNCVIDGDTFRMAGEKVRIADIDTPETHGARCGAEGALGRQATMRLQALLNAGPFAVASYQRDRDRYGRLLRLVTRQGQSIGALLVAEGLARPWSGARQPWCRS; via the coding sequence ATGGCCACTCCCCTTCCCCAGCGCGCTGCGCTCGCCGCACTCGCCTTAACCGCCCTCCTCTTCTCCCCTGCCCAAGCAGCTTCATCTCAACAGCGCGATCCGCTGAGCGCGCAATTTGGCCTATGCGGCCGCAGCGTTCAGGCAGACAATTGCGTCATCGACGGCGACACATTCCGCATGGCGGGTGAAAAGGTACGGATCGCCGACATCGATACACCCGAAACCCACGGCGCGCGCTGCGGCGCGGAGGGCGCCCTGGGCAGGCAGGCGACGATGCGACTACAGGCGCTGCTCAATGCGGGGCCGTTCGCCGTTGCCAGCTATCAACGGGATCGGGATCGCTACGGCCGCCTGCTGCGCCTGGTCACGCGGCAGGGACAGTCGATCGGCGCACTGCTAGTGGCCGAGGGGCTGGCGCGTCCCTGGTCGGGGGCGCGCCAGCCTTGGTGCCGTAGTTAA
- a CDS encoding YegP family protein, which produces MLRTYPSYFIYRDIKGLWRWTYEASNGKTIAVSSESYSNKSDCQRGIDIMKASDTSPMWMPTADLRAA; this is translated from the coding sequence ATGCTAAGAACCTACCCATCCTATTTTATTTACCGAGATATCAAGGGATTGTGGCGTTGGACCTATGAAGCGTCCAACGGCAAGACCATCGCGGTGAGTAGCGAAAGTTATTCGAACAAGAGCGATTGTCAGCGCGGCATAGACATTATGAAGGCGTCCGACACCAGCCCGATGTGGATGCCAACCGCGGACCTAAGAGCAGCATAG
- a CDS encoding ribonucleotide-diphosphate reductase subunit beta has translation MPLLQASKVYKPFEYPWAYEYWKRQQQLHWLPEEVPLGEDCRDWAQKLSDHERNLLTQIFRFFTQADVEVQDCYHEKYGRVFKPTEVKMMLTAFSNMETVHIAAYSHLLDTIGMPETEYSAFMQYKEMKDKHDYLSQFGVDTDEDIAKTLAMFGGFTEGLQLFASFAMLMNFPRFNKMKGMGQIVTWSVRDETLHCEGIIKLFHAFVKERDCLTPSVKDDIMDMCQKTVRIEDAFIDLVFEMGPVPGMTPKDIKKYVRYIADWRLGQLGLKPIYMIDDHPLPWLAPLLNGVEHANFFETRATEYSKGATRGQWTEVWDAFDRRKKLKAGDAANVDEASDPDMFKAAGIAAE, from the coding sequence ATGCCCCTTCTGCAAGCCAGCAAGGTTTACAAGCCTTTCGAATATCCCTGGGCCTATGAATATTGGAAGCGCCAGCAGCAGCTGCACTGGCTGCCCGAGGAAGTGCCGCTGGGCGAGGATTGCCGCGATTGGGCGCAGAAGCTGTCCGACCATGAGCGCAACCTGCTGACGCAGATCTTCCGCTTCTTCACCCAGGCGGACGTGGAAGTGCAGGATTGCTACCACGAAAAATATGGCCGCGTGTTCAAGCCGACCGAAGTGAAGATGATGCTGACCGCGTTCAGCAACATGGAAACGGTCCATATCGCCGCCTACAGCCATCTGCTCGATACGATCGGCATGCCCGAAACCGAATATTCGGCCTTCATGCAGTATAAGGAGATGAAGGATAAGCATGACTATCTGAGCCAGTTCGGCGTCGACACGGACGAGGATATCGCCAAGACGCTGGCCATGTTCGGCGGCTTTACCGAAGGGCTGCAGCTCTTCGCCAGCTTCGCGATGCTGATGAACTTCCCGCGCTTCAACAAGATGAAGGGCATGGGCCAAATCGTCACCTGGTCGGTCCGCGACGAGACGCTGCACTGCGAAGGCATCATCAAGCTGTTCCACGCCTTCGTGAAGGAACGCGACTGCCTGACCCCGTCGGTCAAGGACGACATCATGGACATGTGCCAGAAGACGGTGCGGATCGAGGACGCGTTCATCGACCTCGTCTTCGAAATGGGTCCTGTGCCCGGCATGACGCCCAAGGACATCAAGAAATATGTCCGCTACATCGCCGACTGGCGCCTGGGGCAGCTGGGCCTCAAGCCCATCTACATGATCGATGACCACCCGCTCCCCTGGCTCGCCCCGCTGCTGAATGGTGTGGAGCACGCCAACTTCTTCGAAACCCGCGCAACCGAATATTCCAAGGGCGCCACGCGCGGCCAGTGGACCGAGGTGTGGGACGCGTTCGATCGCCGCAAGAAGCTGAAGGCGGGCGATGCCGCCAATGTGGACGAGGCGAGCGATCCGGACATGTTCAAGGCTGCGGGGATCGCGGCGGAGTGA
- a CDS encoding MAPEG family protein: MLLPITLTLAAGCALLNLWLAFRCARIRVGSKALHGDGGDPLLARRMRAHANFTEYTPIILILFALIELALGSPLWLWIGALVYVVARAAHGIGMDADHPTLWRAGGALLSWIVTAALAVTALYVAYHATRAVPAPPAMAAR; this comes from the coding sequence ATGCTGTTGCCGATCACGCTGACCTTGGCCGCAGGCTGTGCGCTCCTCAACCTGTGGCTTGCCTTCCGCTGCGCCCGGATTCGCGTTGGCAGCAAGGCTTTGCATGGCGACGGCGGCGACCCTCTGCTCGCGCGGCGGATGCGGGCGCACGCCAACTTCACCGAATATACGCCGATCATCCTCATTCTCTTCGCCCTTATCGAGCTGGCGCTTGGCTCGCCGCTCTGGCTGTGGATCGGAGCTTTAGTCTATGTCGTGGCCCGCGCTGCGCATGGGATCGGCATGGACGCCGATCATCCCACCCTATGGCGTGCCGGTGGCGCGCTGCTCTCCTGGATCGTCACGGCCGCGCTGGCGGTGACCGCCCTCTACGTCGCCTATCACGCAACCCGCGCCGTGCCCGCCCCTCCAGCCATGGCCGCGCGCTAA
- a CDS encoding ArsC family reductase, with translation MITMYGIKNCDTIKKARNFLDNERVAYSFHDYKVSGVDKGKLEEWVMEHGWETILNRSGTTFKALDAGDKAHIDADKAILLMSANPSMIKRPILDVGGQTVVGFKASTYEAALHKAKA, from the coding sequence ATGATCACCATGTATGGCATCAAAAATTGCGACACGATCAAGAAGGCGCGCAATTTCCTGGATAATGAGCGCGTCGCCTACAGCTTCCACGACTATAAGGTGTCTGGCGTGGACAAGGGGAAGCTGGAGGAATGGGTGATGGAGCATGGGTGGGAAACCATCCTCAATCGCTCCGGCACCACCTTCAAGGCGCTGGACGCCGGGGACAAGGCGCATATCGACGCCGACAAGGCAATCCTGTTGATGAGCGCCAACCCGTCGATGATCAAGCGGCCGATCCTGGATGTGGGCGGGCAGACCGTCGTCGGATTCAAGGCATCGACCTATGAAGCGGCGCTACACAAGGCGAAAGCCTGA
- a CDS encoding MerR family transcriptional regulator, which translates to MEKAEGAFLTISELSGELGLPQHILRYWETRFPQLRPLQRSGNRRYYRPADVALVRRINHLLNVEGFTVRGAQKALADGSGTADQRLSASPPPVAAPVGAERSGDLLERLQAIRAALASAIGD; encoded by the coding sequence ATGGAGAAGGCAGAGGGCGCATTCCTGACCATCAGCGAGCTGTCAGGGGAACTGGGGCTTCCGCAGCATATATTGCGGTATTGGGAAACGCGTTTCCCTCAATTGCGGCCGCTGCAGCGGTCTGGCAACCGCCGCTATTACCGGCCTGCCGACGTCGCGCTGGTACGGCGCATCAATCATCTGTTGAATGTTGAAGGCTTCACTGTCCGAGGCGCACAAAAGGCACTGGCCGATGGCAGCGGGACAGCGGATCAGAGGCTGTCTGCCAGCCCACCGCCTGTTGCGGCGCCGGTCGGTGCGGAAAGGAGCGGGGATTTGCTGGAACGCCTGCAGGCCATTAGAGCGGCGCTGGCCAGCGCAATCGGCGACTGA